The genomic DNA CGATGAACAGCGTGCCGAAGGCCAGTATGTCTGCGGAGCCGTCGTTGATCAGGGATAGATCGTCGGGGCCTGCGGGTCCGCTGTCGCCGGTCTCGTGCGGATTGAGCATGAAAGTGCCCGCCCACAGCGTCCGCAACTTCTGGGTCAATGCACGGTGGCCGGGAAATTCGAACACATGGAGATAGGACAGGTCGTTTCGCAACCGCCCGACCAAACTGGTGTACAGCGTGTCGATGTCGGACTCACGGATCCCGAAGGCCGTGCAGCCGGGTGAGATTCGCAATGCCAGTCGCCGCGGTCCGATCCGGTCGGCGACCGCGTCGATCAATTCCAGCACGAATCGGATACGGCCGTCGATGGTTTTCCCGTAACGGTCGTCACGCCGGTTGGCGTTGTCGGACAAGAACTGTTGAATGAGATACCCGTAGGCGCCATGCAGCTCCACTCCATCGAAACCTGCTCGGATTGCGTTGTCTGCCGCGTCAGCGAAGTCGGCGATCGTGCGGCCGATATCGGCGACAGCAAGTTCGGTCGGTACCGGATACGGTTTGCGTACTGCGGGTTCGGTGCCGCTGATCCGGACGACACCTGCTGCCGCGACCCCCGATGGGGCAACCGGGTGTAGGCCGTCGCCCAGCAGATCGGGGTGGCTGCTGCGGCCCGCGTGCATCAGCTGCGCATAGATCCGCCCACCGGCGGCATGCACAGCGTCGGTGACCGGACGCCACGATTGCACCTGGCGCTCGTCGTGCAGACCCGGCGTATCGGTGTAGCCCTGACCGATCCGGCTGGGCTGCAACGCTTCCGCGATGATCAGACCCGCAGAGGCGCGCTGAGAGTAGTACTCGGCCATCAACGGTGTAGCGGAAAGTCCCTCGCCGTAGGCGCGGCGCCGAGTCAGCGGCGCCATCGCGATGCGGTTCGACAGGGTCATCCCGCCGAGGTCTATCGGGTCGAATGCGGTGGGCATATGACCGGCCCCTTTCTTTTCGATACAGCACTGCTCCGAAAGTCGTCTCCGACAGTAGCGGCTACACTTTCGGAGCACAAGTGCTCCGTATCTCGCGGCAGGAGGCGAACCAGGTGAATCGGAACCCTTCGACCACTCTCGGCAGACCACGCGACGCGGACGCCGACCGCGTGATCATCGAAGCCGTTCTCGACCTGATCGCCGAGGGCGTCACCCTGTCGGATCTGTCGTTCGTCGCGGTAGCCGCGCGTGCGCGAGTGGGCCGCAATACCGTCTACCGACGCTGGCCCACCAAACAGTCGCTGCTACTGGACACGCTCGCCGCGATCGCACGCCCACTGCCTCGACTGGGCAACGAGATTCGAGACGACTTGGTAGCGCTGGTGAAGATCACCGCCGAGCGGTCCCAGCATCCGCGTGACGGGCGGCTGCTGCAGGCGTTACTCGCCGAGCGTCATGCATTTCCCGAGCTTTCACAGGCATACGAGAACACCGTCGTCAGGCCGCGCCGACAGGCGCTCATCGATACCGTGCACCGCGGGATTGCCACCGGAGAGTTGCGCGCTGACCTCGATTCCGCTTGGGCCACAACAGTTCTCATCAGCCCCGCCCTATGGCCGCCATCCGGGACCGACACCCACATCACCTCGGCTGCAGACTTGGCAGAGAAGGTCGTAGACCTCGTTCTGATCGGGTTGTGCGCAACCCGATGACACCGGAGATCGCGCCGCCGCGGTGCGCGTTGAGGCGTCGAGTCGCGAAAGGGGGCAGCCGAGACGTCCGCGGGTACCCGATCGCCTCGGTGTGCCCAGTCGAACAGTCGGGACGCCGCGCCCGACAGCCGTGCGGATCCGACGCCAGTGTCGAGGTGATCTAACTCGCGCTTCGTAGGACCCGCAGAGCTGCTACTTTTCCCGCCGGGTTTGGGAGCGATCCACGCTGGAGGGC from Nocardia terpenica includes the following:
- a CDS encoding alkene reductase: MPTAFDPIDLGGMTLSNRIAMAPLTRRRAYGEGLSATPLMAEYYSQRASAGLIIAEALQPSRIGQGYTDTPGLHDERQVQSWRPVTDAVHAAGGRIYAQLMHAGRSSHPDLLGDGLHPVAPSGVAAAGVVRISGTEPAVRKPYPVPTELAVADIGRTIADFADAADNAIRAGFDGVELHGAYGYLIQQFLSDNANRRDDRYGKTIDGRIRFVLELIDAVADRIGPRRLALRISPGCTAFGIRESDIDTLYTSLVGRLRNDLSYLHVFEFPGHRALTQKLRTLWAGTFMLNPHETGDSGPAGPDDLSLINDGSADILAFGTLFIANPDLVARLRAGGPFTPANPTTFYRGDHRGYTDYPTLPQPTASNH
- a CDS encoding TetR-like C-terminal domain-containing protein, which produces MNRNPSTTLGRPRDADADRVIIEAVLDLIAEGVTLSDLSFVAVAARARVGRNTVYRRWPTKQSLLLDTLAAIARPLPRLGNEIRDDLVALVKITAERSQHPRDGRLLQALLAERHAFPELSQAYENTVVRPRRQALIDTVHRGIATGELRADLDSAWATTVLISPALWPPSGTDTHITSAADLAEKVVDLVLIGLCATR